The segment GTAGCCAGAATATCCACCCCAATCAGTATCTTGTGCAGGTTTGAGCATGGTAGCTCCTGCCGCTCTTGCTTGTTCAAGGACGGCATCGACCGCTTCCTTCGACTTCACATTGTGTGCCAGAGTAAACCCTGAAAAACCACTTCCTGCTGCTGAAATGTGAGCATCGGCTGCAAGTGCCTCACGCGCATAAAGAGCCAACCAGGTTCCTCTAAGATTCAAAAAAGTCACACCCTCAAACTCTTCTTTCGCAGGTAAACCCAACCCCTGCTTGTAAAAGGCAGTGGAGCGAACAAGGTCAGAAACTCCGAGCGTAATCAAGCTGATGTAGGGTTCCATAAGTTAGATGGTTCGTCATGTACTCCTTAAGTTCTATCGCTTTCCTGTTGGTTTGTGAGAGAGGCGGGCTGGGGAAGCGTGAATTGATTTACGTGCTGAAATAAACAGGAAGAGAGGAATTCTCATACGTCGCTCATATTCCTCCTGGCTTGAGAAATTTTGAGCTTGCGGGCGTGATTCTCGGATATGTTCTAGCGATTGGTTTGTTTGAATAGTCCGGCAGCTAGCAAAACAATACCCGTTAAGAGGAGATAAGCGTTTTGAAGAAGATAACTGTCAGCAATGATTTTTCTTAAGGCAATGATCTCTGGACTATCCGTTAAGACGCTACCGCGTTGATTAACCAGTGACGAGATTAATAAATTAAGACGAAGGCTAACAAGTGACGGTAGAAAAAATAGAATAATGAAGGCGATCGCAATCATTTTGATGCCGATCAGGACTAAGTTGGAACTGGAAGAAAAACGTCGCAACATGGTTGATTTATCGGGGAATGAGAATCTGCGAGAGTCATCCTTGATTGGTCATCCTGTCCCTTTATCTTCTGCTAAGCGAGTTTGATGTTCATATCTCCTGCGCCCAAAGTTGAGGATAACGAGTGATTGCCCCATAATCATCTACTTCTAAAACATTGGCATAGCCTGCATCGGGCGATGTGTACTTGTAGCTATCGTGGGATAATCGGTGGTAGTGTTGTTCCAATCGTTTCAGCATGAAGTCTGGAAAATCTAGCCATGCAGCAGGGGCTGGCGATCGCGCTCCAACCGCCAACGCCAACCGACGAATGGCAATCAAATTAGTGGCTGGAGTAAATCCTAGATCTAAATCAATGCAGTCTGCTGCGTTCTGTAATTCTTTGTCATTGATACTCCAACGATTATTTGGAGTACGAGCAATTGTCAGAGCAATGATTGATTTACCGATATAACCTGAAATGTTTGCGGTGCGGGTTTCCCAGTTGCTATCAGTATTCACTTCATAGGATAAAAGACAAGGCTGTTGCTCAGACAAGAAGATGGCTGTTCCAGATAATTGCCAACCATCACCAGACTTCCAGAGACAACAACTATCGTGTCCAGGACAATCTAATCTGCGCCGAAGAATTGTATATTCCAGTGAATTCATCGGACTCTACGGTTTTGGTGAAGCATTGAGTGCCATTGTGAATAAGGCGGCTGCGATGAATGCGGCGATCGCCCGCACATGATTCCAAAACGTCCAATTCGTCAGGTATCTAGCCCAGAGATTTGCACCTTCTGGACTGTTGGGATTGGCAGCAGCTAACGCATCATTCAGCGGAACGTTAAACACCATTGTCACTCCAAAACAACCGATCAGGTAGAACAAAGCACTGACCAGCAAATAAGCAGTACCGGGTTGTTGCCATCGGAGGAGTGAAAAGGCAATTAAAATCAGACAAACAAGACTCGTCCCCAGAAATGCAGCCATAAACCAGGGATTAATCACCGTAATGTTGATGGATTGCATCGTGGCAATTCCCTGAGCGGGAGGTTGTTGAGCCAGAGCGTTCATAACAAAGGTTGAGAAGGCGAAGAATACTCCAGCGATCACCCCACACCCAAGGGC is part of the Leptolyngbya boryana PCC 6306 genome and harbors:
- a CDS encoding VOC family protein — its product is MEPYISLITLGVSDLVRSTAFYKQGLGLPAKEEFEGVTFLNLRGTWLALYAREALAADAHISAAGSGFSGFTLAHNVKSKEAVDAVLEQARAAGATMLKPAQDTDWGGYSGYFADPDGYLWEVAWNPHFDLTNR
- a CDS encoding putative glycolipid-binding domain-containing protein, with the translated sequence MNSLEYTILRRRLDCPGHDSCCLWKSGDGWQLSGTAIFLSEQQPCLLSYEVNTDSNWETRTANISGYIGKSIIALTIARTPNNRWSINDKELQNAADCIDLDLGFTPATNLIAIRRLALAVGARSPAPAAWLDFPDFMLKRLEQHYHRLSHDSYKYTSPDAGYANVLEVDDYGAITRYPQLWAQEI
- a CDS encoding anthrone oxygenase family protein, with the protein product MVGITYLYILKLFAALGCGVIAGVFFAFSTFVMNALAQQPPAQGIATMQSINITVINPWFMAAFLGTSLVCLILIAFSLLRWQQPGTAYLLVSALFYLIGCFGVTMVFNVPLNDALAAANPNSPEGANLWARYLTNWTFWNHVRAIAAFIAAALFTMALNASPKP